The Mytilus galloprovincialis chromosome 7, xbMytGall1.hap1.1, whole genome shotgun sequence genome has a window encoding:
- the LOC143082747 gene encoding uncharacterized protein LOC143082747 isoform X1 → MTICAICLEHLEQPVCCIPCGHLYCNQCISDWRNGHNSRCPECREPFTTVQSIYLDTESIRGLIVERTRLNDSVNELTATIENLRQNPSNEGNHHLHSEVEEVQTLNAVLLSDIDQKVIEFEEMKDNFERAEAICQSLQIQNSVLNLELKRANIRKRSTATAKGFRRMIFLIEKKVLDSIMFIEDNSVAHFATIIFLIFTSVCFVYLGVCIFSEWFSEKPDYLEDVVVRHLGFLSGSSAFISSTFLSAVNYVDYCIGTYPPAGINYITNFTHSIAEKASTYYSKDVQNFDYKITVYWACQVVNFVLFILHFLIFFAIFSFLVLFTLICFFVSYAVLISIYCFLLICLCSLVFLKTLLQTFLLR, encoded by the exons ATGACAATATGCGCTATTTGCCTTGAACACCTTGAACAACCAGTGTGCTGTATTCCTTGTGGACACCTTTACTGCAATCAATGTATCAGTGACTGGAGAAATGGACACAACAGTCGATGTCCAGAGTGCAGGGAACCATTTACAACAGTACAGTCTATATACTTAGACACCGAATCCATCAGAG GACTGATTGTTGAAAGGACTAGACTAAACGATTCTGTTAATGAACTAACAGCAACTATTGAAAATTTGCGGCAGAATCCATCAAATGAAG GCAATCACCATTTACATTCTGAAGTAGAAGAGGTACAGACTTTAAACGCAGTATTGTTGAGTGATATAG aCCAGAAGGTGATAGAGTTCGAGGAAATGAAAGACAACTTTGAAAGAGCAGAAGCAATTTGTCAGAGTCTACAAATTCAAAATA GTGTATTGAATCTAGAACTTAAACGAGCCAATATTCGGAAAAGATCTACTGCAACTGCAAAAg GTTTCAGACGGATGATTTTCTTAATTGAGAAAAAGGTCCTTGATTCAATTATGTTCATTGAAG ATAATAGTGTAGCCCATTTTGCTACAATTATCTTTCTGATCTTCACATCGGTTTGCTTCGTATATCTTGGTGTATGTATATTTTCTGAATGGTTTTCGGAAAAACCAGATTACCTAGAAGATGTAGTAGTGCGACACTTAGGGTTCTTGAGTGGAAGCAGTGCTTTTATATCATCAACGTTTTTATCAGCAGTAAATTATGTCGATTATTGTATTGGCACATATCCTCCAGCAGGtataaactatataacaaattttACTCATAGCATTGCGGAGAAGGCAAGCACATATTACAGCAAAGATGTACAAAATTTTGATTACAAAATAACTGTCTATTGGGCATGTCAAGTAGTAAATTTTGTTCTTTTCATAttacatttcttaattttctttgcaattttttcctttttagttttatttacgttaatttgtttctttgtttCCTATGCTGTATTGATCTCTATCTACTGTTTccttttgatttgtttatgttcATTGGTCTTTCTCAAAACTTTGTTACAGACTTTTCTTTTGCGCTAA
- the LOC143082747 gene encoding uncharacterized protein LOC143082747 isoform X2, whose amino-acid sequence MTICAICLEHLEQPVCCIPCGHLYCNQCISDWRNGHNSRCPECREPFTTVQSIYLDTESIRGLIVERTRLNDSVNELTATIENLRQNPSNEDQKVIEFEEMKDNFERAEAICQSLQIQNSVLNLELKRANIRKRSTATAKGFRRMIFLIEKKVLDSIMFIEDNSVAHFATIIFLIFTSVCFVYLGVCIFSEWFSEKPDYLEDVVVRHLGFLSGSSAFISSTFLSAVNYVDYCIGTYPPAGINYITNFTHSIAEKASTYYSKDVQNFDYKITVYWACQVVNFVLFILHFLIFFAIFSFLVLFTLICFFVSYAVLISIYCFLLICLCSLVFLKTLLQTFLLR is encoded by the exons ATGACAATATGCGCTATTTGCCTTGAACACCTTGAACAACCAGTGTGCTGTATTCCTTGTGGACACCTTTACTGCAATCAATGTATCAGTGACTGGAGAAATGGACACAACAGTCGATGTCCAGAGTGCAGGGAACCATTTACAACAGTACAGTCTATATACTTAGACACCGAATCCATCAGAG GACTGATTGTTGAAAGGACTAGACTAAACGATTCTGTTAATGAACTAACAGCAACTATTGAAAATTTGCGGCAGAATCCATCAAATGAAG aCCAGAAGGTGATAGAGTTCGAGGAAATGAAAGACAACTTTGAAAGAGCAGAAGCAATTTGTCAGAGTCTACAAATTCAAAATA GTGTATTGAATCTAGAACTTAAACGAGCCAATATTCGGAAAAGATCTACTGCAACTGCAAAAg GTTTCAGACGGATGATTTTCTTAATTGAGAAAAAGGTCCTTGATTCAATTATGTTCATTGAAG ATAATAGTGTAGCCCATTTTGCTACAATTATCTTTCTGATCTTCACATCGGTTTGCTTCGTATATCTTGGTGTATGTATATTTTCTGAATGGTTTTCGGAAAAACCAGATTACCTAGAAGATGTAGTAGTGCGACACTTAGGGTTCTTGAGTGGAAGCAGTGCTTTTATATCATCAACGTTTTTATCAGCAGTAAATTATGTCGATTATTGTATTGGCACATATCCTCCAGCAGGtataaactatataacaaattttACTCATAGCATTGCGGAGAAGGCAAGCACATATTACAGCAAAGATGTACAAAATTTTGATTACAAAATAACTGTCTATTGGGCATGTCAAGTAGTAAATTTTGTTCTTTTCATAttacatttcttaattttctttgcaattttttcctttttagttttatttacgttaatttgtttctttgtttCCTATGCTGTATTGATCTCTATCTACTGTTTccttttgatttgtttatgttcATTGGTCTTTCTCAAAACTTTGTTACAGACTTTTCTTTTGCGCTAA